Proteins from a genomic interval of Methanofollis formosanus:
- a CDS encoding CHASE4 domain-containing protein: MKILTFIVLVTICTALALVTGIFGATHLLLDENLETSETSAMVEDCTLVKHGLKALQDDLALLCQDYATWDDTYAFVQSQEKSYLTSNMVPETFSSSRLDTILIFDAEGTLIYGAGYNRSNESIVRPAPALLTHLRANNLATAHGSSREVASGLVLLPQGPMMFSAAPVLRSSGDGPAKGMLVFGRFFTEDEIARIREVTGLPVVFFPPDDPAAFAGIAEPQLPDQENTPAVIRSADRSTITGMTLFTDIAGRPALFARIDVPRDLYASHLAVVSSLIGVIIAISAGSGLLLVGIIYYSVIRRFEDISRTVAAIREDQDFSRRLPPGKTNEMTMLSASVNDLLSFLEEYTAEKNRYEEELKESREEYRQLFHSANDAIYVIHQKRFSRCNQRALQMLGCRRDEAISRSPLDFAPEFQPDGRRSAEAIEEYYAMACAGASPTFEWRDQRSDGSYADTEVTLTRFDLQSGPYLLAIARDITEKKQTEHLKAEAFARIEQNLEQFAILNDEIRNPLQVILAVAEMNACDDAEIVMQQVRCINRLVDDLDAGYIESDKVREFLRKHYEIGEKED, encoded by the coding sequence ATGAAGATCCTGACATTCATTGTCCTTGTCACCATCTGTACGGCACTTGCCCTGGTCACCGGTATCTTCGGAGCCACCCACCTTCTCCTCGACGAGAACCTTGAGACCTCCGAGACGTCAGCGATGGTCGAGGACTGCACCCTTGTGAAGCACGGGCTCAAAGCCCTGCAGGACGACCTTGCACTCCTCTGTCAGGACTACGCTACCTGGGACGATACCTATGCCTTTGTACAGAGTCAGGAAAAGTCCTATCTCACCTCGAATATGGTCCCCGAGACCTTCAGCTCATCGCGCCTCGATACGATCCTGATCTTTGACGCCGAAGGCACCCTCATCTATGGGGCCGGATACAACCGTTCAAACGAGAGCATTGTCCGGCCGGCCCCCGCCCTCCTCACGCACCTGCGTGCGAACAACCTTGCCACAGCACACGGTTCTTCCAGAGAGGTCGCTTCCGGGTTGGTCCTCCTCCCCCAGGGACCGATGATGTTCTCGGCCGCACCCGTTCTCAGGAGTTCAGGGGACGGTCCGGCAAAGGGGATGCTCGTATTCGGACGGTTTTTCACCGAGGACGAGATCGCCAGGATCCGGGAGGTCACCGGCCTGCCGGTCGTATTCTTCCCGCCCGACGATCCTGCTGCATTCGCCGGCATTGCTGAACCCCAACTCCCCGACCAGGAGAACACCCCGGCGGTCATCCGATCGGCCGACCGATCGACGATCACGGGGATGACGCTCTTCACCGACATCGCCGGTAGACCGGCACTCTTCGCACGGATCGACGTCCCAAGAGACCTGTACGCCAGCCATCTTGCTGTCGTCTCCTCCCTCATCGGTGTCATCATCGCAATCAGCGCAGGATCCGGCCTTCTTCTCGTCGGCATCATCTATTACTCCGTTATCCGCCGTTTCGAAGATATCAGCAGAACCGTTGCGGCGATCAGAGAAGACCAGGACTTCTCCCGCCGCCTTCCTCCCGGTAAGACCAACGAGATGACCATGCTCTCAGCATCGGTCAACGACCTCCTCTCCTTCCTCGAGGAGTATACCGCTGAAAAAAACCGATACGAAGAGGAACTCAAGGAGTCCAGAGAAGAATACCGGCAGTTGTTCCACTCGGCCAACGATGCCATCTATGTCATCCACCAGAAACGGTTTTCAAGGTGCAACCAGAGGGCGCTGCAGATGCTCGGGTGCCGGAGAGATGAGGCGATCTCTCGCTCTCCTCTCGACTTCGCTCCCGAATTTCAGCCTGACGGCAGACGGTCCGCCGAGGCGATCGAAGAGTATTATGCAATGGCATGCGCGGGGGCATCTCCCACGTTCGAGTGGCGCGACCAGAGGAGTGACGGTTCTTATGCCGATACCGAAGTCACTCTCACCAGGTTTGACCTGCAATCAGGCCCCTATCTCCTCGCCATCGCGAGGGACATCACCGAGAAGAAGCAGACCGAACATCTCAAGGCAGAGGCGTTCGCCCGGATAGAACAGAACCTCGAGCAGTTTGCCATCCTCAACGACGAGATCCGTAACCCCCTCCAGGTCATCCTGGCCGTCGCCGAAATGAATGCCTGCGATGACGCCGAGATCGTGATGCAGCAGGTCAGGTGCATCAACCGCCTCGTCGACGACCTGGACGCCGGGTACATCGAGTCAGACAAGGTGCGGGAGTTTCTCAGGAAACATTACGAAATCGGGGAGAAAGAGGACTAA
- a CDS encoding pyridoxal phosphate-dependent aminotransferase gives MAGDRFAERVRGIEISGIRKMFEGAGEDAINLGLGQPDFPTPVHVREAAKEAIDRGMTGYTMNSGIPELREAVCEKFRRENDLSYSPEQVIVTAGASEALHIMMQALVERGDRVLIADPGFVSYAALATLAGGRAEGLSLDASLHLDVEAAKERMDGARLLVLNTPANPTGMVESEESVKALVEYAEDKGVTVVSDEVYEHFTYGKPHVSAARFGEDVVTLNATSKTYSMTGWRLGYMAAPDAVVEECIKVHQYCQACATSISQSAALAALTGDQAPVAAMREEYRARRDLLCSGLADMGLKFPTPEGAFYAFVPMGRDLFARIVEKGVIIVPGSAFGTCAPDYARISYAASQDDLRRALARIAEAVLEG, from the coding sequence ATGGCTGGAGACAGGTTTGCAGAGCGGGTCCGCGGGATCGAGATCTCAGGGATCAGAAAGATGTTCGAAGGGGCGGGCGAGGACGCGATCAACCTCGGCCTCGGCCAGCCCGATTTCCCGACGCCGGTGCATGTGCGTGAGGCGGCGAAGGAGGCGATCGACCGCGGGATGACGGGGTACACAATGAACTCCGGCATCCCGGAGCTGCGCGAGGCGGTCTGCGAGAAGTTCAGGCGCGAGAACGATCTCTCGTACTCGCCTGAGCAGGTGATCGTCACGGCCGGGGCGAGCGAGGCCCTGCATATCATGATGCAGGCCCTGGTGGAGAGGGGCGACCGGGTGCTCATCGCGGACCCGGGTTTTGTCTCGTACGCGGCGCTTGCCACGCTTGCCGGCGGCCGGGCCGAGGGGCTCAGCCTCGACGCCTCTCTCCACCTTGACGTGGAGGCGGCGAAGGAGCGGATGGACGGTGCCCGTCTGCTTGTCCTGAACACGCCTGCGAACCCGACCGGGATGGTCGAGAGCGAGGAGTCGGTGAAGGCCCTCGTCGAGTATGCCGAGGATAAGGGCGTCACCGTCGTCTCTGACGAGGTCTACGAGCACTTCACCTACGGCAAACCGCATGTGAGTGCGGCGCGGTTCGGCGAGGACGTCGTGACCCTCAACGCCACCTCGAAGACCTACTCGATGACCGGCTGGCGGCTTGGTTATATGGCCGCACCCGATGCGGTGGTGGAGGAGTGCATCAAGGTCCACCAGTACTGCCAGGCGTGTGCCACGTCCATCTCGCAGTCTGCGGCACTTGCGGCGCTCACCGGGGATCAGGCGCCGGTGGCGGCGATGCGCGAGGAGTATCGGGCACGCCGCGACCTCCTCTGTTCCGGGCTCGCCGATATGGGGCTGAAGTTCCCGACGCCCGAGGGTGCGTTCTATGCGTTTGTCCCGATGGGCCGCGACCTCTTTGCGAGGATCGTCGAGAAAGGCGTGATCATCGTACCCGGTTCGGCCTTCGGCACCTGCGCGCCCGATTACGCCAGGATCAGTTATGCGGCGTCGCAGGACGACCTGCGGCGGGCGCTGGCCAGGATCGCCGAGGCGGTCCTTGAAGGTTAA
- a CDS encoding putative manganese-dependent inorganic diphosphatase yields the protein MNKVYVIGHKHPDTDSICSAIGYAELLNQSEPGKYVAARCGGVNPETRFVLDHFGAEEPYFIESVEPNVSDLPYTYPISARADVPTIEVVAKMDEQGVRNMPIVDDDDRLLGLVSEHGLARAYVTRTRIEQLSITPIKLETLAKILSAEIVVPGPDLLEGKVYIAIDALHVSLSRLGARDVAIVGDNEPAQLALISAGIAALIIADASPVGDRVIHAAQAGNIAVLSTALDAFGVGKMINLSLPASMVMATDMPRVGMADPLEYVKGIVSNSKYRTACVVGADDRLLGMISRNTFVDEINKPVILVDHNEYSQAVDGIEKADVLEIIDHHRIGAFTTLKPIRFLNEPVGSTSTIVTRKFIEAGVEPDSRMAGLLLSGILSDTLVLRMSTTTPEDRKAVDYLAGIAGVDPEEYGTEMVQQGIEIRDVPLHDLLLRDTKHYNLFDRTVVIAQVIVPSFEYSTERADEIRGVLEGLRAEAGADIFVALFTNVFENASDLFVAADEVTLAKLGMTGQPLRLENVMSRKKDFLPQFGNMLRGL from the coding sequence ATGAACAAAGTCTATGTGATCGGGCACAAGCACCCTGATACCGACAGCATATGCAGCGCCATCGGCTATGCCGAACTCCTCAACCAGAGCGAACCCGGAAAATATGTCGCGGCCCGATGCGGCGGCGTCAACCCTGAGACCAGGTTCGTGCTCGACCACTTCGGCGCAGAAGAGCCGTATTTTATCGAGAGCGTCGAGCCGAACGTCTCCGACCTCCCGTACACCTACCCGATCAGCGCCCGCGCCGACGTCCCGACCATCGAGGTCGTCGCGAAAATGGACGAACAGGGCGTGCGGAACATGCCGATCGTCGACGACGACGACCGTCTCCTCGGTCTGGTCAGTGAACACGGCCTCGCCCGCGCCTATGTGACCAGGACCAGGATCGAACAGCTCTCCATCACGCCCATCAAACTCGAGACCCTCGCAAAGATCCTCAGCGCCGAGATCGTCGTCCCCGGCCCAGACCTCCTGGAGGGGAAGGTCTACATCGCCATTGACGCTCTTCATGTCTCGCTCTCCAGACTGGGCGCACGGGACGTCGCCATCGTCGGCGACAACGAGCCGGCGCAACTCGCTCTCATCTCGGCCGGGATCGCCGCCCTCATCATCGCCGACGCCTCGCCGGTCGGCGACCGCGTCATCCATGCCGCCCAGGCCGGCAACATCGCCGTGCTCTCGACCGCTCTCGACGCCTTCGGCGTCGGGAAGATGATCAACCTCTCCCTCCCGGCGAGCATGGTGATGGCCACCGATATGCCCAGGGTGGGGATGGCCGACCCCCTCGAGTACGTCAAAGGCATCGTCTCCAACTCCAAGTACCGGACGGCCTGCGTGGTCGGGGCCGACGACCGTCTCCTCGGGATGATCTCGCGCAACACCTTCGTCGACGAGATCAACAAACCGGTGATCCTGGTCGACCACAACGAATATTCGCAGGCGGTCGACGGGATCGAGAAGGCTGACGTCCTCGAGATCATCGATCACCACCGCATCGGGGCGTTCACGACCCTCAAGCCGATCCGGTTCCTCAACGAACCCGTGGGTTCGACCTCGACGATCGTCACCCGCAAGTTCATCGAGGCGGGAGTCGAGCCCGACTCACGGATGGCCGGCCTCCTCCTCTCCGGCATCCTCTCCGACACCCTGGTGCTGCGGATGTCCACGACGACGCCCGAGGACCGGAAGGCCGTCGACTATCTTGCCGGGATTGCCGGCGTCGACCCCGAGGAGTACGGGACCGAGATGGTCCAGCAGGGGATCGAAATCAGGGACGTCCCGCTCCACGACCTCCTCCTCAGGGACACCAAGCACTACAACCTCTTCGACCGCACGGTAGTCATCGCCCAGGTGATCGTCCCCTCCTTTGAATACAGCACCGAAAGGGCCGACGAGATCAGGGGCGTCCTCGAGGGGCTGCGGGCCGAGGCCGGGGCCGACATCTTCGTCGCCCTCTTCACCAACGTCTTCGAGAACGCCAGCGACCTCTTCGTCGCCGCCGACGAGGTAACCCTGGCAAAACTGGGAATGACCGGCCAGCCCCTCCGGCTGGAAAACGTGATGTCGCGCAAGAAAGATTTCCTCCCGCAGTTTGGGAATATGCTGCGGGGGCTCTGA
- a CDS encoding CHASE4 domain-containing protein, with protein MKLRTHVALVIVLITLSLISGIVLASHYLLLEDLDDVEKAAVERACDLLESHIDSEVQNLGLLAGDYATWDETYTHLGYAETSDFEYHFLNETFIESQIDWLLIFDRNEMLIVHLSFGEVNETPDRQILLSETRRLNLTAVDESTEGIVVLPQGPSIVAAAPVLRGSGAGPQVGTLVMGRQLDREMVQQISDAAMMPISLVSPGERTTFSVAHPGSRVTNRTEIGISADRKNISGVITVPGLRGSPDFIVMIDLPRDLYFGGLDAIYTFVLLIIFISSIGGILIILILDRSLISHFRRMSAVVEAVRADRDYSRRLPVGKVKEMNLLASSVNELFADLENHLAERENYEQTIRQSEERYHTLFESAKDAICIIDRERIIDCNSMTAEMLGRRKGSMIQTSPLAYGPDQQPDGRRSKEVLDAYIARAYNGESPCFEWQYLTIDGVPLDVEVTLSRFDLTSGSYLLAINRDISERKQLEQLKSEAFARIEENLEQFAVLNDEIRNPLQVIQALTELNGGDDAEAVLRQVRAINEIVDELDRGYIESDKVREFLRKHYQIGENEE; from the coding sequence ATGAAACTGCGCACCCATGTCGCACTCGTGATCGTCCTGATCACGCTCTCCCTGATCAGCGGCATCGTCCTGGCCTCACACTATCTGCTGCTCGAAGATCTGGACGATGTCGAGAAGGCCGCAGTCGAGAGAGCCTGCGACCTGCTTGAGAGTCATATCGACAGCGAGGTGCAGAATCTCGGTCTCCTTGCGGGCGACTACGCGACGTGGGACGAGACCTATACCCATCTGGGTTATGCCGAAACCTCCGATTTTGAATATCATTTTCTCAATGAGACTTTTATCGAATCACAGATCGATTGGCTCCTTATTTTTGACAGAAATGAGATGCTGATAGTCCATCTCTCCTTCGGGGAGGTGAACGAGACGCCTGACCGCCAGATCCTCCTCTCCGAAACCAGGCGTCTGAACCTGACGGCGGTCGACGAGAGCACCGAAGGGATCGTCGTCCTCCCGCAGGGCCCCTCGATCGTCGCCGCCGCACCGGTGCTCAGGGGTTCGGGTGCGGGCCCTCAGGTCGGAACACTGGTCATGGGGCGGCAACTCGACAGGGAGATGGTGCAGCAGATCTCGGACGCCGCCATGATGCCGATCTCTCTCGTCAGCCCGGGCGAGCGGACCACATTCAGTGTCGCTCATCCCGGTTCACGGGTTACCAACAGGACCGAGATCGGGATATCGGCCGACCGCAAGAATATATCGGGCGTCATCACCGTGCCGGGCCTCAGGGGATCCCCTGACTTCATCGTGATGATCGATCTCCCGCGGGACCTCTATTTCGGAGGGCTGGATGCCATCTACACCTTTGTCCTCTTGATCATCTTCATCTCCTCGATCGGCGGGATCCTCATCATCCTGATCCTCGACCGCTCGCTCATCTCCCATTTCAGGAGGATGTCCGCTGTCGTTGAGGCGGTGCGGGCGGACCGGGACTATTCACGTCGCCTTCCGGTGGGAAAGGTGAAGGAGATGAACCTTCTTGCCTCCTCGGTCAACGAACTCTTTGCAGATCTGGAGAACCATCTTGCCGAGCGCGAGAACTACGAGCAGACGATCCGGCAGTCCGAGGAGCGGTACCACACTCTCTTCGAGTCGGCGAAGGACGCCATCTGCATAATCGACAGGGAGCGGATCATCGACTGCAACTCCATGACCGCAGAGATGCTCGGGCGCAGGAAGGGGAGTATGATCCAGACCTCGCCGCTTGCCTACGGACCTGATCAGCAGCCAGACGGGAGGCGATCAAAAGAGGTTCTGGACGCGTACATCGCCCGGGCCTATAATGGGGAGTCCCCATGCTTTGAGTGGCAGTACCTCACCATAGACGGCGTCCCTCTCGATGTCGAGGTAACGCTGAGTCGCTTCGACCTGACGTCCGGATCGTACCTCCTTGCGATCAACAGGGACATCTCCGAGCGCAAGCAACTCGAACAGTTGAAGTCAGAGGCATTTGCCAGGATCGAAGAGAATCTCGAGCAGTTCGCCGTCCTCAACGATGAGATCAGGAATCCTCTCCAGGTCATCCAGGCTCTCACCGAACTGAACGGCGGCGATGATGCCGAGGCGGTCCTCAGACAGGTCAGGGCGATCAACGAGATCGTCGACGAACTGGACCGCGGCTATATCGAGTCCGACAAGGTGCGGGAGTTCCTCAGAAAACACTATCAGATCGGAGAAAATGAGGAGTGA
- the hypD gene encoding hydrogenase formation protein HypD, producing the protein MATGDELKAALHDLVDRDYTFMHICGTHEAAIARTGLRSVLPEGLKIVMGPGCPVCITPQGEIDAALEFVEKGCIVATYGDLLRVPGTKGSLESCGGDVRVVQGIHKAVEIAEKNPDKEVVFISVGFETTAPTVAATILARPPANFSILSCHRLVPPAMQWLLEQGEASLDGFMLPGHVCVVTGYEEYEHFPVPQVVAGFEAEDILLGLLMLVKQVKEGRHEVENAYPRAVDREGNRKAMDLMYEVFEPVDVEWRGFPVIPKSGLKLKPGFRQYDAQEKFGIEIKHVEKHSGCICDRVLRGVAQPTDCKLFGKVCTPRTPVGPCMVSHEGACKIWNLYHVRHL; encoded by the coding sequence ATGGCAACAGGAGACGAACTGAAGGCCGCGCTCCATGACCTGGTGGACCGCGACTACACTTTCATGCATATCTGCGGCACGCACGAGGCGGCCATTGCACGGACCGGACTGCGCAGCGTCCTCCCCGAGGGATTGAAGATTGTGATGGGGCCCGGTTGCCCGGTCTGCATCACCCCGCAGGGCGAGATCGACGCCGCCCTCGAGTTTGTGGAAAAAGGGTGCATCGTCGCCACCTACGGTGACCTTCTCCGAGTGCCGGGCACGAAAGGCTCTCTTGAGTCGTGCGGCGGAGACGTGCGCGTGGTGCAGGGCATCCACAAGGCCGTGGAGATCGCGGAGAAGAACCCCGACAAAGAGGTCGTCTTCATCTCGGTCGGGTTCGAGACGACGGCGCCGACGGTCGCGGCGACGATCCTCGCCCGCCCTCCGGCGAACTTCTCTATTCTCTCCTGTCACCGCCTCGTCCCGCCGGCGATGCAGTGGCTGCTCGAACAGGGCGAGGCCTCCCTGGACGGGTTCATGCTCCCTGGTCACGTCTGTGTGGTCACCGGCTACGAGGAATACGAACACTTCCCGGTCCCCCAGGTCGTCGCCGGGTTCGAGGCCGAAGATATCCTGCTCGGTCTCCTGATGCTGGTGAAGCAGGTGAAGGAAGGGCGCCACGAGGTCGAGAACGCCTACCCGCGCGCGGTCGACCGCGAGGGGAACAGAAAGGCGATGGACCTGATGTACGAGGTCTTCGAACCGGTCGACGTGGAATGGCGCGGCTTCCCGGTGATCCCGAAGTCAGGGCTGAAACTCAAGCCCGGGTTCAGGCAGTACGACGCGCAGGAAAAGTTCGGGATCGAGATCAAACACGTGGAAAAACACTCGGGGTGCATCTGCGACCGGGTGCTGCGCGGCGTGGCCCAACCCACCGACTGCAAACTCTTCGGGAAGGTCTGCACGCCACGGACGCCGGTCGGCCCGTGCATGGTCAGTCACGAGGGCGCCTGCAAGATCTGGAACCTCTATCATGTCCGCCACCTCTGA
- a CDS encoding small multi-drug export protein translates to MHRLIRLLVQVSRALSYVLVFSLGVPILLDLALGLQGAPLLALVTSSLIFQAAAAAVGVSLGLPPALILLVMTSFALGMVLAIFQICDTFSEQSERVNRWIEGIGEKAKKITILDKYGAYSLIFISWLPGLGLYACPVIAWIFGWDRRYSVLFILIGWILASLAVLVTSLGLVSIVF, encoded by the coding sequence ATGCACCGTCTCATCAGGCTGCTGGTCCAGGTCTCGAGAGCGCTCTCCTATGTCCTCGTCTTCTCTCTTGGCGTCCCGATTCTCCTCGACCTGGCGCTGGGTCTCCAGGGTGCTCCGCTGCTCGCCCTGGTCACCTCGAGTCTGATTTTCCAGGCGGCCGCGGCCGCCGTCGGGGTCTCGCTCGGCCTTCCCCCGGCCCTCATCCTCCTGGTCATGACCTCCTTCGCCCTCGGGATGGTGCTTGCGATCTTCCAGATCTGCGACACCTTCTCCGAACAGTCCGAACGGGTCAACCGGTGGATCGAGGGGATCGGCGAGAAGGCGAAGAAGATCACGATCCTGGACAAATACGGCGCCTACTCGCTCATCTTCATCTCCTGGCTCCCGGGCCTGGGGCTGTACGCCTGCCCGGTCATCGCCTGGATCTTCGGGTGGGACCGGAGATATTCGGTGCTCTTCATCCTCATCGGATGGATCCTCGCTTCCCTTGCCGTACTCGTCACTTCTCTCGGGCTCGTCAGTATCGTCTTCTGA
- a CDS encoding M42 family metallopeptidase — MVQEILKKLSDAHGISGNEGSVAAVIRAEVAPFVDEVREDPMGNLIAVKKGDDFSIMLAAHMDEIGLMVKYVDEKGFVRFVTIGGWYDPTLYAQRVVLHGTKGPVYGVVGGKPPHVMKEEDRKRPPKVDDMFIDVGAKSAEEAAALGIEVGTPVSIDREFCALANKRVTGKAFDNRAGCAMLIETLKTVESPHTIYGVFTVQEEVGLKGAKTVAYNLNPNCAIATDTTIPGDHPGIEKKDASLEMGAGPVITIVDSNGRGLIANRKVVAWLRQAAEAKEVPFQLEVGKGGTTDATSIHLERGGIPSTTLSIPTRYIHSPVEVLDLADIENGIALLVEALKSEPDF, encoded by the coding sequence ATGGTACAGGAAATCTTGAAAAAACTCTCCGATGCCCACGGGATCTCCGGGAACGAGGGAAGCGTCGCCGCGGTCATCAGGGCCGAGGTCGCACCCTTCGTCGACGAGGTCAGGGAAGACCCAATGGGCAACCTCATCGCCGTCAAGAAGGGCGACGATTTCTCGATCATGCTTGCGGCGCACATGGACGAGATCGGGCTGATGGTCAAATACGTCGATGAGAAGGGCTTTGTCAGGTTCGTCACCATCGGCGGCTGGTACGACCCCACGCTGTACGCCCAGCGGGTCGTGCTCCACGGGACGAAGGGCCCGGTCTACGGCGTGGTCGGCGGTAAGCCGCCCCATGTGATGAAAGAGGAGGACCGCAAGCGTCCGCCGAAGGTGGACGATATGTTCATCGACGTCGGTGCAAAGTCTGCTGAAGAGGCCGCAGCCCTCGGGATCGAGGTCGGCACGCCGGTCAGCATCGACCGGGAGTTTTGCGCCCTCGCAAACAAGCGGGTGACCGGGAAGGCCTTCGACAACCGTGCCGGGTGTGCGATGCTCATCGAGACGCTCAAGACGGTCGAGTCGCCGCACACCATCTACGGCGTCTTCACCGTGCAGGAGGAGGTCGGGCTGAAGGGGGCAAAGACCGTCGCCTACAACCTCAATCCCAACTGCGCCATCGCCACCGACACCACGATCCCGGGCGACCACCCTGGCATTGAAAAGAAGGACGCTTCCCTGGAGATGGGAGCCGGTCCGGTGATCACCATCGTCGACAGCAACGGCCGCGGGCTCATCGCGAACCGCAAGGTCGTCGCATGGCTGCGGCAGGCGGCCGAGGCGAAGGAGGTGCCGTTCCAGCTCGAGGTCGGGAAGGGCGGGACCACCGACGCCACTTCCATCCACCTGGAGCGGGGCGGCATCCCGTCGACGACGCTGAGCATCCCGACAAGGTACATCCACTCGCCGGTCGAGGTGCTCGACCTCGCCGATATCGAGAACGGCATTGCCCTCCTTGTCGAGGCGCTGAAGTCCGAACCGGACTTCTGA
- a CDS encoding type II toxin-antitoxin system VapC family toxin — translation MGPTMRRFLLDTNILIYYLADAIPSESLDEVDDMLTSSFRISIITKIEFLGWKKHTPTGYDMAEDFIRSAEVYPLTERIADTSIHLRRTYGMRLADAVIAATAVVHDCALVTRNEDDFSRICTLEIVNPFNKEE, via the coding sequence ATGGGACCGACTATGAGACGTTTCCTCCTCGATACCAATATTCTCATCTATTATCTTGCAGATGCCATACCATCTGAGAGCCTGGATGAGGTTGACGATATGTTGACCTCCTCGTTTCGCATCTCGATCATCACAAAGATCGAGTTTCTTGGATGGAAAAAGCACACCCCGACAGGCTACGATATGGCTGAAGATTTCATCCGATCTGCAGAGGTATACCCTTTGACAGAAAGAATTGCGGACACTTCTATCCATTTGCGCCGAACATATGGGATGAGACTTGCTGATGCCGTTATTGCGGCCACTGCAGTGGTTCACGACTGTGCACTTGTCACCCGGAACGAGGATGACTTTTCCAGGATATGTACACTTGAGATAGTGAATCCGTTCAACAAAGAAGAATGA
- a CDS encoding mechanosensitive ion channel family protein, with the protein MGNALYAILLLFTGLIGSVILYWTYHLLLKRAERTESKIDDILVAAMGKPLVITVLVVSIYFSVLFSDLIPAQYAYILDSRYLNAFYIVIGAWVASSFSYNFIHLYGRWMSARTESEIDDRIIEVLEVVVKYVIWFIAFLLILSTLEIDITPLLAGAGIAGVAVALAAQDILSNFFGGALIVMDKPFQVRDRIKIDGYLGDVVSIGPRSTRIQTLDYQLVTIPNSMVANSVITNYALPETRLKIKIPVSVAYGTDVKRVKAILLEIADEAVDRSAAVLRYPPPSVYFLEFADSSLNFVLIVWAKAFNMSWEVQDFINTRIDERFREEGIEIPFPQMDVHFRKD; encoded by the coding sequence ATGGGAAACGCCCTGTACGCCATTCTTCTCCTCTTTACCGGGCTGATTGGATCGGTAATCCTTTACTGGACCTATCACCTGCTGCTGAAGCGTGCCGAGCGGACGGAATCGAAGATCGACGACATCCTGGTCGCGGCGATGGGTAAACCCCTGGTCATCACCGTGCTTGTCGTCAGCATCTACTTCTCGGTCCTCTTCTCGGATCTCATCCCGGCACAGTACGCCTATATCCTGGACTCGAGGTACCTCAACGCCTTCTATATCGTCATCGGTGCCTGGGTGGCCTCGAGTTTCTCGTACAACTTCATCCATCTCTATGGCAGGTGGATGTCGGCGCGGACCGAGAGCGAGATCGACGACCGGATCATCGAGGTGCTCGAGGTCGTGGTGAAGTACGTCATCTGGTTCATCGCCTTTCTTCTCATCCTCAGCACCCTGGAGATCGATATCACGCCGCTCCTCGCGGGCGCCGGGATCGCCGGTGTCGCCGTCGCCCTCGCGGCGCAGGACATCCTCTCCAACTTCTTCGGCGGTGCGCTCATCGTGATGGACAAGCCTTTCCAGGTGCGGGACCGGATCAAGATCGACGGATATCTCGGCGATGTGGTCAGCATCGGGCCGCGCAGCACCCGCATCCAGACCCTGGACTATCAACTCGTCACCATCCCCAACTCCATGGTTGCAAACTCGGTCATCACCAACTACGCCCTCCCTGAGACGCGGCTCAAGATCAAGATCCCGGTCTCGGTGGCGTACGGCACCGACGTCAAGCGGGTCAAGGCGATCCTCCTCGAGATCGCCGACGAGGCCGTGGATAGGTCGGCGGCGGTGCTCAGGTACCCCCCACCGAGCGTCTACTTCCTGGAGTTCGCCGATTCAAGTCTGAACTTCGTGCTGATCGTCTGGGCGAAGGCCTTCAACATGAGCTGGGAGGTGCAGGACTTCATCAACACCAGGATCGACGAGCGGTTCAGGGAAGAGGGGATCGAGATCCCGTTCCCGCAGATGGACGTGCATTTCAGGAAGGACTGA
- a CDS encoding flavin reductase family protein, whose amino-acid sequence MKRSIGAKTLLYPHPVLIVCTYDTEGTPNAMNAAWGGICSSNPPSVAVSVQKSRKTYENLTAKQAFTICIPSAKYVAEADYFGIESGKNTDKIAAAGLTAAKATQVDAPYIEEFPVVLECRLTQTVEIGVHTQFVGEIVDVRVDESVLGEDGNPAMEKVMPFLYDSACRTYHGVGPEIAKAFSAGRALKK is encoded by the coding sequence ATGAAGAGATCAATCGGTGCAAAGACCCTTCTGTATCCGCATCCGGTGCTGATCGTCTGCACGTACGACACCGAGGGCACCCCCAACGCCATGAACGCGGCGTGGGGCGGGATCTGCTCTTCGAACCCGCCGTCGGTCGCGGTATCGGTGCAGAAGTCGAGGAAGACCTACGAGAACCTGACGGCAAAGCAGGCCTTCACCATCTGCATCCCCTCCGCAAAGTATGTGGCGGAGGCCGACTACTTCGGGATCGAGTCAGGCAAAAACACCGACAAGATCGCCGCCGCGGGCCTGACCGCCGCGAAGGCGACGCAGGTGGACGCCCCCTACATCGAGGAGTTCCCGGTCGTCCTGGAGTGCCGGCTCACCCAGACGGTCGAGATCGGCGTCCACACCCAGTTCGTCGGCGAGATCGTCGACGTCAGGGTGGACGAGTCGGTCCTTGGTGAGGACGGCAACCCCGCGATGGAGAAGGTCATGCCCTTCCTCTACGACTCGGCGTGCCGCACGTACCACGGCGTCGGCCCCGAGATCGCAAAGGCCTTCTCGGCCGGGCGTGCCCTGAAGAAATAA